A single region of the Micropterus dolomieu isolate WLL.071019.BEF.003 ecotype Adirondacks linkage group LG18, ASM2129224v1, whole genome shotgun sequence genome encodes:
- the LOC123956556 gene encoding protein transport protein Sec61 subunit alpha-like 1 produces the protein MGIKFLEVIKPFCAVLPEIQKPERKIQFREKVLWTAITLFIFLVCCQIPLFGIMSSDSADPFYWMRVILASNRGTLMELGISPIVTSGLIMQLLAGAKIIEVGDTPKDRALFNGAQKLFGMIITIGQAIVYVMTGMYGDPSEMGAGICLLIIIQLFVAGLIVLLLDELLQKGYGLGSGISLFIATNICETIVWKAFSPTTVNTGRGTEFEGAIIALFHLLATRTDKVRALREAFYRQNLPNLMNLIATVFVFAVVIYFQGFRVDLPIKSARYRGQYNTYPIKLFYTSNIPIILQSALVSNLYVISQMLSTRFSGNFLVNLLGTWSDATSGGPARAYPVGGLCYYLSPPESFGSVLDDPVHAVIYIFFMLGSCAFFSKTWIEVSGSSAKDVAKQLKEQQMVMRGHRETSMVHELNRYIPTAAAFGGLCIGGLSVMADFLGAIGSGTGILLAVTIIYQYFEIFVKEQSEVGSMGALLF, from the exons ATGGGGA TTAAATTTCTGGAGGTCATCAAGCCATTCTGTGCAGTCTTGCCAGAAATTCAGAAGCCAGAAAGAAAG ATTCAATTTAGAGAAAAAGTACTATGGACTGCCATCACACTATTCATCTTTCTGGTGTGCTGCCAG ATTCCTCTCTTTGGCATCATGTCTTCAGATTCAGCAGATCCCTTCTACTGGATGAGAGTAATCCTGGCTTCCAACAGAG GTACTCTGATGGAGCTGGGCATCTCCCCCATTGTCACCTCAGGCCTCATCATGCAGCTGCTTGCTGGTGCCAAGATCATTGAGGTGGGAGACACTCCGAAAGACAGAGCCCTCTTCAATGGAGCTCAGAAAT TGTTTGGAATGATCATCACCATTGGACAGGCCATTGTATATGTTATGACTGGCATGTATGGAGACCCTTCAGAGATGGGTGCTGGGATATGCTTGCTCATCATCATCCAG CTCTTTGTTGCAGGTCTTATTGTCTTGCTGCTGGATGAGCTGCTCCAGAAGGGCTATGGTCTGGGCTCGGGTATCTCTCTCTTCATTGCAACCAACATCTGTGAGACGATCGTCTGGAAGGCCTTCAGCCCCACCACTGTCAACACTGGCAGAG GTACTGAGTTTGAGGGAGCCATCATTGCTCTCTTTCATCTTCTGGCCACCCGCACGGACAAGGTGCGCGCCCTGAGAGAGGCCTTCTACAGACAAAACCTGCCTAACCTCATGAACCTCATCGCCACCGTCTTTGTGTTTGCAGTAGTCATATACTTCCAG GGCTTCAGGGTGGACCTGCCCATTAAGTCAGCACGCTACCGTGGTCAGTACAACACTTACCCCATCAAACTGTTCTACACCTCCAACATCCCCATCATCCTACAGTCTGCCCTGGTCTCCAATCTCTACGTAATTTCCCAGATGCTCTCGACACGTTTCAGCGGCAACTTCCTCGTCAACCTCCTGGGAACCTGGTCT gaTGCCACGAGTGGTGGACCAGCTCGGGCCTACCCAGTAGGAGGTCTCTGCTACTACCTTTCTCCTCCAGAGTCATTTGGTTCTGTTCTGGATGACCCAGTTCACGCTGTTATCTACATTTTCTTCATGCTCGGCTCCTGCGCCTTCTTCTCCAAGACCTGGATTGAGGTCTCAGGATCCTCTGCTAAAgat GTGGCGAAGCAGCTGAAGGAGCAGCAGATGGTAATGAGGGGACACAGAGAGACCTCTATGGTGCATGAGCTCAACAG GTACATCCCCACAGCTGCTGCCTTTGGTGGCCTCTGCATAGGAGGGCTGTCTGTCATGGCTGACTTCCTGGGTGCCATTGGTTCGGGTACGGGAATCCTCTTGGCTGTGACCATCATCTACCAGTACTTTGAAATCTTTGTGAAGGAGCAGAGCGAAGTGGGCAGC